In one window of Henckelia pumila isolate YLH828 chromosome 1, ASM3356847v2, whole genome shotgun sequence DNA:
- the LOC140875762 gene encoding uncharacterized protein has protein sequence MVCEKCEKKLSKVIVPDKWKEGARNTTEGSGRKINENKLLSKKNRWAPYGQTKCMICKQQVHQEGKYCHTCAYSKGVCAMCGKQVLDTKFYKQSNV, from the exons ATGGTTTGCGAAAAGT GTGAGAAGAAGCTTTCGAAGGTAATAGTGCCCGACAAGTGGAAAGAAGGGGCACGGAACACCACTGAAGGTTCTGGCCGTAAGATCAACGAGAACAAGCTGCTCTCCAAGAAAAACAG ATGGGCACCTTATGGACAAACCAAGTGTATGATATGTAAGCAGCAAGTACATCAAGAGGGCAAATATTGCCATACCTGTGCTTACAGCAAAG GAGTATGTGCGATGTGTGGAAAGCAAGTGCTTGATACGAAGTTTTACAAACAAAGCAATGTATAG